The Microbacterium luteum genome includes a region encoding these proteins:
- a CDS encoding FadR/GntR family transcriptional regulator, protein MPAYSDDRSAAIASALAAVPAGSPVSEVARRLLDLFTSGSIAAGTRLPPERHLAATLEVGRSAVREALAALEILGIVDVRPGSGTYLRGTASELLPQTLRWGLLIGERNTAELLELRSGLEIFVARLAAGRVDESSLAGMRATVDRMRASVDDLRAFAAADRDFHLALAAAAGNGVLVDQLDVARSLLRVYADRAVHDADAARVAVQEHATILAALERADADAAASAMALHMATASARLADA, encoded by the coding sequence ATGCCCGCCTACTCCGACGACCGCTCGGCCGCGATCGCATCGGCGCTCGCCGCCGTGCCCGCCGGCTCGCCGGTGTCGGAGGTCGCGCGGCGCCTGCTCGACCTGTTCACGAGCGGATCCATCGCGGCCGGCACGCGGCTCCCGCCGGAGCGCCACCTCGCGGCGACTCTCGAGGTCGGCCGCTCCGCCGTGCGCGAGGCGCTCGCAGCGCTCGAGATCCTCGGCATCGTCGACGTGCGTCCCGGTTCGGGCACCTACCTGCGTGGAACGGCCAGCGAGCTGCTGCCGCAGACGCTGCGGTGGGGGCTGCTGATCGGCGAGCGGAACACCGCCGAGCTGCTCGAGCTGCGCTCGGGCCTGGAGATCTTCGTCGCTCGCCTGGCGGCCGGGCGGGTCGACGAGAGCTCCCTGGCCGGCATGCGCGCAACGGTCGATCGGATGCGCGCGTCGGTCGACGATCTTCGGGCCTTCGCCGCGGCGGACCGCGATTTCCACCTCGCCCTCGCCGCCGCGGCCGGGAACGGCGTGCTGGTCGATCAGCTCGACGTCGCGCGCTCCCTCCTGCGGGTCTACGCCGACCGGGCGGTCCACGACGCCGACGCGGCTCGCGTGGCGGTCCAGGAGCACGCCACGATCCTCGCAGCTCTCGAGCGCGCCGACGCCGACGCCGCTGCGTCGGCCATGGCGCTGCACATGGCGACGGCCTCCGCGCGCCTCGCAGACGCCTGA
- a CDS encoding DNA-methyltransferase: MTAEEDGPGEVVIHHGDNLEVARGLESGAYTLVYLDPPFNTGRAQRRAVETAVWRIAEPPDAAAPSPDAAAASPDAGADADAAAASPDAGALSPDADGPSFTTPQDRHVEAPSGAESPHQGAVPRSSERREEPPVVRRGFHGREYERLRGDLRAYDDRFDDYWGWLEPRLGEAWRLLADDGTLYLHLDYREAHYAKVLMDALFGRERFLNELIWAYDYGAKSRRRWPTKHDTILVYVKNPATYWFDSDAVDREPYMAPGLVTPEKAARGKLPTDVWWHTIVPTTGREKTGYPTQKPEGILRRIVQASSRPGDRVLDLFAGSGTTGAVASALGRRADLVDANPDAIAVMAARIPHARVDVGSDSTRGETAVEVAP, from the coding sequence GTGACCGCCGAAGAGGACGGACCGGGAGAGGTCGTCATCCACCACGGCGACAATCTCGAGGTGGCACGCGGGCTCGAATCGGGCGCCTACACGCTCGTCTATCTCGACCCGCCGTTCAACACCGGCCGCGCCCAGCGTCGTGCCGTCGAGACCGCCGTCTGGCGCATCGCAGAGCCGCCCGACGCCGCCGCGCCGTCGCCCGATGCCGCCGCGGCCTCGCCCGATGCCGGCGCGGACGCCGACGCCGCCGCGGCCTCGCCCGATGCCGGCGCGCTCTCGCCCGATGCCGATGGTCCGTCGTTCACAACTCCTCAAGATCGGCACGTAGAGGCTCCCTCCGGGGCCGAATCGCCGCACCAGGGCGCGGTTCCGAGGAGTTCTGAACGGCGCGAGGAGCCGCCGGTGGTCCGGCGCGGCTTCCACGGACGAGAGTACGAGCGCCTCCGCGGCGACCTGCGAGCCTACGACGATCGGTTCGACGACTACTGGGGCTGGCTCGAGCCGCGGCTGGGGGAGGCCTGGCGGCTCCTCGCCGACGACGGCACGCTCTACCTGCACCTGGACTACCGCGAGGCGCACTACGCCAAAGTGCTGATGGACGCGCTCTTCGGCCGCGAGCGGTTCCTCAACGAGCTGATCTGGGCCTACGACTACGGGGCGAAATCCCGGCGCCGGTGGCCCACCAAGCACGACACGATCCTCGTGTACGTCAAGAACCCGGCGACCTACTGGTTCGACTCCGACGCGGTCGACCGGGAGCCCTACATGGCGCCGGGGCTCGTGACGCCGGAGAAGGCCGCCCGGGGGAAGCTCCCCACCGACGTCTGGTGGCACACGATCGTCCCGACCACGGGCCGCGAGAAGACCGGCTACCCGACACAGAAGCCCGAGGGCATCCTCCGTCGCATCGTGCAGGCCTCCAGCCGGCCCGGGGACCGCGTACTCGACCTCTTCGCCGGTAGCGGCACCACCGGCGCGGTCGCCTCGGCGCTCGGCCGCCGCGCAGACCTCGTCGACGCCAACCCCGACGCGATCGCGGTGATGGCGGCCCGCATCCCGCACGCCCGCGTCGACGTCGGGAGCGATTCCACGCGGGGCGAGACGGCGGTGGAGGTCGCCCCCTAG
- a CDS encoding PadR family transcriptional regulator has protein sequence MTARRLTPLSLMVLALLDEDDMHPYEMLRLMKQRHDDRMLSVTNGTMYHTVARLQRDGLIAEVGVDREGNRPERTTYTLLPSGGDAMRSWLRDELERIDRPGDFRIALSEAHNLPRDEVRDLLTRRLARLTQDLAELEESLAAARRVPVDEQFLVEDDRERALCVAETIWLADFLGRLQNPQLPWGHAAAGKKSDHYLAQRKAARE, from the coding sequence ATGACCGCGCGCCGACTGACGCCGCTGAGCCTGATGGTGCTCGCCCTCCTCGATGAGGACGACATGCATCCGTACGAGATGCTGCGCCTGATGAAGCAGCGACACGACGACCGCATGCTCAGCGTGACCAACGGGACGATGTACCACACCGTCGCGCGACTGCAGCGCGACGGTCTGATCGCCGAGGTCGGCGTCGACCGCGAGGGGAATCGGCCGGAGCGCACCACGTACACGCTCCTGCCCTCCGGCGGCGACGCGATGCGATCGTGGCTGCGGGACGAGCTCGAGCGGATCGATCGTCCCGGCGACTTCCGGATCGCCCTGTCCGAGGCCCACAACCTGCCGCGCGATGAGGTGCGGGATCTGCTGACGCGCCGGCTCGCACGGCTCACGCAGGACCTCGCGGAACTGGAGGAGAGCCTCGCCGCCGCCCGGCGGGTTCCCGTCGACGAGCAGTTCCTCGTCGAGGACGACCGCGAACGGGCCCTGTGCGTGGCCGAGACGATCTGGCTGGCGGACTTCCTGGGACGCCTGCAGAATCCGCAGCTGCCCTGGGGCCACGCCGCCGCCGGCAAAAAGAGCGATCACTATCTCGCTCAGCGGAAGGCGGCGCGCGAATGA
- a CDS encoding alpha/beta hydrolase: MPEFIDAHGVAIVYDVHAARTPARGVVQLLHGVGEHAGRYAALIEALTADGFTVYADDHRGHGRTGLRQHGGSGKLGRLGKGGHRAAVDALWRFTRLIRDENPDLPLVLLGHSWGSFLAQKLVNAHPTAYDGLVLSGSALPWPGTLNSGPLNKPWSGPDATGVEWLSSDPATGAAFLDDPLTTATPMLQLFGPWNTLQVLSRPKRGLARDIPTLMLVGSEDTVGGPKSVHRLADAYRRRSGFGDVTTLVYPGIRHEVFNDVAQAEVRADLSAWLDARFPVRV, encoded by the coding sequence ATGCCCGAGTTCATCGACGCACACGGGGTCGCGATCGTCTACGACGTGCACGCCGCCCGCACGCCGGCCCGCGGAGTCGTGCAGCTGCTGCACGGCGTCGGCGAGCACGCCGGCCGCTACGCCGCCCTCATCGAGGCGCTCACCGCCGACGGTTTCACCGTGTACGCCGACGATCACCGCGGGCACGGCCGCACCGGCCTCCGTCAGCACGGCGGCTCCGGCAAGCTCGGCCGCCTCGGCAAGGGCGGGCATCGCGCCGCCGTCGACGCGCTGTGGCGGTTCACGCGGCTCATCCGTGACGAGAACCCCGATCTGCCGCTGGTTCTGCTCGGCCACTCGTGGGGGTCGTTCCTCGCGCAGAAGCTCGTCAATGCGCATCCCACCGCCTACGACGGTCTGGTGCTGTCGGGTTCCGCGCTGCCGTGGCCCGGCACCCTCAACTCCGGCCCGCTGAACAAGCCGTGGAGCGGTCCGGATGCGACCGGCGTCGAGTGGCTCTCGTCCGACCCCGCGACCGGCGCCGCGTTCCTCGACGATCCGCTCACCACGGCCACGCCGATGCTGCAGCTGTTCGGTCCCTGGAACACCCTCCAGGTGCTGTCGCGGCCGAAGCGCGGTCTGGCGCGCGACATTCCGACACTGATGCTGGTCGGGAGCGAGGACACCGTGGGGGGGCCGAAGAGCGTGCATCGCCTGGCGGATGCCTACCGGCGTCGGTCGGGGTTCGGCGATGTCACGACACTGGTCTACCCCGGCATCCGCCACGAGGTCTTCAACGACGTGGCCCAGGCCGAGGTGCGAGCCGACCTCTCGGCATGGCTCGACGCGCGCTTCCCCGTGCGGGTCTGA
- a CDS encoding DEAD/DEAH box helicase, producing the protein MSSFLALGVPETLASSLASRGVTEPFPIQRDTLPDALAGRDVLGRGRTGSGKTIAFSLPMVARLSGANAARRTGGHPRGLVLAPTRELASQIAATIKPLADATGLTVTTVFGGVSQRPQADAIRAGVDIVVACPGRLEDLMQQGIVKLDRIEVTVLDEADHMADLGFLPGVTRILKATPQGGQRMLFSATLDRGVDTLVSKFLQNEVRHSVDESSVPEGTMIHRVFVAADAEAKNALVRRIASGYGRRILFTRTKHQAKKLAKQLTAAGIPAVDLHGNLSQNARERNLAAFGANPDAGGVRVLVATDVAARGVHVDGVELVVHVDPPVEHKSYLHRSGRTARAGADGVVVTIALEAQRREVKDLLRKAQITAALEPVDAAHATVAELVGESAPAVKPAPPVASTGGQKQSGGGQKRAGGQSRSARGDKPAAGHGGAVHGQRQRAGAQGSAAAHNPAEAPSNRRRRSRRGGRARSGAARGGNVAN; encoded by the coding sequence ATGTCCTCCTTCCTCGCTCTCGGCGTGCCCGAGACCCTCGCCTCCTCCCTCGCCTCGCGCGGCGTGACCGAGCCGTTCCCGATCCAGCGCGACACCCTGCCCGACGCCCTCGCTGGCCGTGACGTGCTCGGCCGCGGCCGCACCGGCAGCGGCAAGACGATCGCGTTCTCGCTTCCGATGGTCGCGCGCCTCTCCGGCGCGAACGCCGCCCGCCGCACCGGCGGGCACCCGCGCGGACTGGTCCTCGCCCCCACGCGCGAGCTCGCCTCGCAGATCGCGGCGACCATCAAGCCCCTCGCCGATGCGACCGGCCTGACGGTCACCACCGTCTTCGGCGGCGTCAGCCAGCGTCCGCAGGCCGACGCGATCCGCGCCGGCGTCGACATCGTCGTGGCCTGCCCCGGTCGCCTCGAGGACCTCATGCAGCAGGGCATCGTCAAGCTCGACCGCATCGAGGTCACGGTGCTCGACGAAGCCGACCACATGGCCGACCTCGGATTCCTGCCCGGCGTGACCCGCATCCTCAAGGCCACGCCGCAGGGTGGTCAGCGCATGCTCTTCTCGGCCACCCTCGACCGTGGCGTCGACACCCTCGTGTCGAAGTTCCTCCAGAACGAGGTGCGTCACTCCGTCGACGAGTCCTCGGTGCCCGAGGGCACGATGATCCACCGCGTCTTCGTCGCGGCCGACGCCGAGGCCAAGAACGCCCTCGTGCGCCGCATCGCCTCGGGATACGGCCGCCGCATCCTGTTCACCCGCACCAAGCACCAGGCGAAGAAGCTCGCCAAGCAGCTCACCGCGGCCGGCATTCCCGCCGTCGACCTGCACGGCAACCTGTCGCAGAACGCGCGCGAGCGCAACCTCGCCGCCTTCGGCGCGAACCCGGATGCCGGCGGCGTGCGCGTGCTCGTCGCCACCGACGTCGCCGCACGCGGCGTGCACGTCGACGGCGTGGAGCTCGTCGTGCACGTCGACCCGCCCGTGGAGCACAAGTCGTACCTGCACCGCTCCGGCCGCACCGCACGCGCGGGTGCCGACGGCGTGGTCGTGACGATCGCGCTCGAGGCGCAGCGCCGCGAGGTGAAGGACCTGCTGCGGAAGGCGCAGATCACGGCGGCCCTGGAGCCGGTCGACGCCGCGCACGCGACCGTCGCCGAGCTCGTCGGGGAGTCCGCCCCCGCGGTAAAGCCCGCCCCTCCGGTCGCATCGACCGGTGGACAGAAGCAGTCCGGTGGCGGCCAGAAGCGCGCGGGCGGCCAGAGCCGCTCGGCTCGCGGCGACAAGCCCGCGGCCGGCCACGGCGGCGCCGTGCACGGTCAGCGTCAGCGGGCGGGCGCCCAGGGGTCGGCCGCGGCGCACAACCCGGCCGAAGCGCCGTCGAACCGTCGGCGCCGGTCGCGCCGCGGCGGGCGCGCACGCTCGGGCGCGGCGCGCGGCGGCAACGTCGCGAACTGA
- a CDS encoding MFS transporter — protein MREHTALRFLDGLRFGPMHRRVWWLSAMGIMLDGFDFFIIGVASPLIVAQWSITPFETGLLTSAAVLGAIVGAAVMGPLSDRIGRKIAFRIDLAMFVVFSLASAFAPDIWWLIAFRFLLGVGIGADYPIAASYVSEISPRRLRPRLLIGAFSFQAVGQLLGALVGLAVLLLDPHPEAWRWMLAAGVVPATAVVILRRVVPESPMWLASQAKYLEAAAALSRFAGRTVAVSEIHDRSPSEGHAVLVAATRTVPSARRGALFSARHRAATVLTSAPWFLMDIATYGVGVFTPTILAALALGSAANTPYIADDIVSTEGAAVLDIFLVVGFAAAILLVRRLGLVAMQSVGFFVMAGALVVLGATELMAQSPLQLAIVFLAFAAFNLFMNAGPNATTFAMPTAVFPVEVRGAGAGFAAAAGKAGAAVGTFFFPQLQAGIGLFGTLSIIAAGCAVAGVVTIVLRRLVSPREVVPDAPGGAAPVPVG, from the coding sequence ATGCGCGAGCACACCGCCCTGAGGTTCCTCGACGGGCTGAGGTTCGGGCCGATGCACCGCCGCGTGTGGTGGCTGTCGGCGATGGGCATCATGCTCGACGGCTTCGATTTCTTCATCATCGGCGTCGCCTCGCCGCTCATCGTCGCGCAGTGGAGCATCACGCCCTTCGAGACGGGTCTGCTCACGAGCGCCGCCGTCCTCGGGGCGATCGTGGGAGCAGCCGTCATGGGGCCGCTGTCGGATCGGATCGGCCGCAAGATCGCCTTCCGAATCGATCTGGCCATGTTCGTCGTGTTCTCGCTGGCGTCGGCCTTCGCCCCCGACATCTGGTGGCTCATCGCCTTCCGCTTCCTTCTCGGCGTCGGAATCGGCGCCGACTACCCGATCGCCGCCAGCTACGTGTCCGAGATCTCTCCCCGCCGGCTGCGGCCGCGGCTGCTCATCGGCGCCTTCAGCTTCCAGGCGGTCGGTCAGCTCCTGGGGGCCCTCGTGGGATTGGCCGTGCTGCTGCTCGACCCGCACCCGGAGGCGTGGCGGTGGATGCTCGCCGCCGGCGTCGTTCCGGCCACCGCGGTCGTGATCCTGCGGCGCGTGGTGCCGGAGAGCCCCATGTGGCTGGCGTCGCAGGCGAAGTATCTCGAAGCGGCCGCCGCGCTGTCCCGGTTCGCGGGGCGGACGGTCGCGGTCAGCGAGATCCACGACAGGTCCCCGTCGGAGGGCCACGCGGTGCTCGTCGCCGCGACCCGCACCGTGCCGTCCGCTCGCCGTGGCGCCCTCTTCTCCGCTCGGCACCGAGCCGCCACCGTGCTGACGAGTGCGCCCTGGTTCCTCATGGACATCGCGACCTACGGCGTCGGCGTGTTCACGCCGACGATCCTCGCCGCACTCGCGCTCGGATCCGCCGCGAACACCCCTTACATCGCCGACGACATCGTCTCGACCGAGGGGGCCGCGGTGCTCGACATCTTCCTCGTCGTCGGTTTCGCGGCGGCGATCCTCCTCGTGCGCCGACTCGGTCTGGTCGCCATGCAGTCCGTAGGCTTCTTCGTCATGGCTGGGGCGCTCGTCGTTCTCGGCGCGACCGAACTGATGGCGCAGTCACCGCTTCAGCTCGCGATCGTCTTCCTCGCCTTCGCGGCGTTCAACCTGTTCATGAACGCCGGACCCAACGCGACCACCTTCGCGATGCCGACCGCCGTCTTCCCCGTCGAGGTGCGCGGTGCCGGCGCCGGCTTCGCGGCCGCTGCCGGCAAGGCGGGCGCAGCGGTGGGAACGTTCTTCTTCCCGCAGCTCCAGGCCGGGATCGGACTGTTCGGAACGCTGTCGATCATCGCCGCCGGCTGTGCCGTGGCGGGCGTCGTCACGATCGTGCTGCGGCGCCTGGTCAGTCCGCGTGAGGTCGTGCCGGACGCGCCGGGCGGCGCGGCGCCGGTTCCGGTCGGCTGA
- a CDS encoding lipoate--protein ligase family protein, which yields MHGEYKVPGGKLVVVDLEVVDGRISGFHLAGDFFLEPDTALDDIDAAVNGLPAETDAAAIAAAVRGALPQGAQLLGFTPEAVGTAVRRALVTAPGWKDFDWEVVHEPPVSPRMNLALDEVLTTRVGDGRRRPTLRLWEWNESAVVIGSFQSFRNEVDPEGAVRHGFDVVRRISGGGAMLMGAGSIVTYSLYVPATLVAGMTFADSYAFLDDWVLQALRGMGVEATYQPLNDIASPQGKIGGAAQKRLANGGVLHHATLSYDMDGAVLTDVLRIGREKLSDKGTVSAAKRVDPLRRQTGLSREQILERLASTFTSLYGADRGTISAEEYAEAEKLVASKFATDAWLHRVP from the coding sequence GTGCACGGCGAATACAAGGTCCCCGGCGGAAAGCTCGTCGTCGTCGACCTCGAGGTGGTCGACGGCCGCATCAGCGGATTCCATCTCGCAGGCGATTTCTTCCTCGAGCCCGACACGGCGCTCGACGACATCGACGCCGCCGTCAACGGGCTCCCGGCCGAGACGGATGCGGCCGCCATCGCCGCGGCGGTTCGGGGCGCCCTGCCGCAGGGGGCCCAGCTGCTCGGCTTCACCCCGGAGGCGGTCGGCACGGCGGTGCGCCGCGCGCTGGTCACGGCTCCCGGCTGGAAGGACTTCGACTGGGAGGTCGTGCACGAGCCGCCCGTCTCGCCGCGCATGAACCTCGCGCTCGACGAGGTGCTCACCACGCGTGTCGGCGACGGGCGCCGTCGCCCCACGCTGCGGCTGTGGGAGTGGAACGAGTCGGCCGTCGTCATCGGATCGTTCCAGTCGTTCCGCAACGAGGTCGACCCCGAGGGGGCCGTGCGCCACGGCTTCGATGTCGTGCGGCGCATCTCCGGCGGCGGGGCGATGCTGATGGGCGCCGGATCGATCGTGACCTACTCGCTCTACGTGCCCGCCACGCTCGTGGCCGGCATGACCTTCGCCGACTCGTACGCCTTCCTCGACGACTGGGTGCTGCAGGCGCTGCGCGGCATGGGGGTCGAGGCGACCTACCAGCCGCTCAACGACATCGCCTCGCCGCAGGGCAAGATCGGCGGCGCCGCCCAGAAGCGGCTGGCCAACGGCGGCGTGCTCCACCACGCCACGCTCTCCTACGACATGGACGGCGCGGTGCTCACCGACGTGCTGCGCATCGGGCGGGAGAAGCTCAGCGACAAGGGAACCGTCTCGGCCGCCAAGCGCGTCGATCCCCTCCGGCGGCAGACGGGTCTGTCGCGCGAGCAGATCCTGGAACGCCTCGCATCCACCTTCACCAGCCTCTACGGCGCCGATCGGGGCACGATCAGCGCGGAGGAGTACGCCGAGGCCGAGAAGCTCGTGGCGTCGAAGTTCGCCACCGACGCGTGGCTGCACCGGGTGCCGTGA
- a CDS encoding MarR family winged helix-turn-helix transcriptional regulator: protein MDSPETPTTAPAAVHADELERDISAADFRMATFRLARRLRAERAIDSMSDGQFAVLAALKVHGPHTLSELAERERVTAPSMNRTVNCLEELGFLSRTADETDRRKVNIALTGPGRDVVDETVRRRDAWLDHGLASLTPAQRRTLAAASEIMKELAAR from the coding sequence ATGGACTCTCCCGAAACACCCACCACCGCCCCAGCAGCCGTTCACGCCGACGAACTCGAACGCGACATCTCCGCCGCCGACTTCCGCATGGCGACCTTCCGCTTGGCCCGACGCCTCCGCGCAGAACGCGCGATCGACAGCATGAGCGACGGCCAGTTCGCCGTGCTCGCCGCGCTCAAGGTCCACGGCCCGCACACGCTGAGCGAGCTGGCCGAGCGCGAGCGCGTGACGGCTCCGTCGATGAACCGCACCGTGAACTGCCTCGAAGAGCTCGGATTTCTCAGCCGCACCGCGGATGAGACCGACCGCCGCAAGGTCAACATCGCCCTCACCGGCCCCGGACGCGACGTCGTCGATGAGACCGTGCGCCGGCGCGACGCGTGGCTCGATCACGGCCTCGCCTCACTCACCCCCGCGCAGCGGCGCACGCTCGCGGCCGCATCCGAGATCATGAAGGAGCTGGCCGCACGATGA
- a CDS encoding DHA2 family efflux MFS transporter permease subunit — protein MTQTHARTGAVDTRPRSPWPALWALIIGFFMILVDTTIVAVANPAIKAALDPGTANLDNVVWVTSAYLLAYAVPLLITGRLGDRFGPKSIYLSGLALFTLASLACGLSPTLGALIAFRAVQGLGASMMTPQTMAVITRTFPAGQRGAAMGLWGGTSGVAMLVGPLAGGFLVDGLGWEWIFFINIPVGIVGFVLAWMLVPDLGRQPHRFDVVGVVLSATALFLIVFGLQEGEAYDWAPWVWVMIGAGVVVLGLFLWQQKLTRGEPLVPLGLFGDRNFALASAGVAIVGFTVTSMSLPLMFFIQLARGLSPTQAALLLVPTAVFAGVLSPLAGRLLDRVDPRALLVPGLLTVTGALVLYAALMNMDTPVWAFLIPAAMMGIGNAGMWGPLATTATRDLPRHQAGAGAGIYNTTRTVGSVLGSSSIAAMMQLSLEAQLPAGSAAGDVAAATELPADLAGPFATAMAQSMLLPAAVMALGVVAVCFLRRPDHLRTR, from the coding sequence ATGACCCAGACCCACGCACGAACCGGCGCAGTCGACACACGCCCCCGGAGCCCGTGGCCGGCGCTGTGGGCGCTGATCATCGGGTTCTTCATGATCCTCGTCGACACCACCATCGTCGCCGTCGCGAACCCGGCCATCAAGGCCGCCCTCGACCCGGGCACCGCCAACCTCGACAACGTCGTGTGGGTCACCAGCGCCTACCTGCTCGCGTACGCCGTGCCGCTGCTCATCACCGGACGCCTCGGCGACCGGTTCGGCCCGAAGAGCATCTACCTGAGCGGTCTCGCGCTGTTCACCCTGGCGTCCCTCGCGTGCGGCCTGTCGCCGACGCTCGGCGCGCTCATCGCGTTCCGCGCGGTGCAGGGGCTGGGCGCGTCGATGATGACCCCGCAGACGATGGCGGTGATCACCCGCACCTTCCCGGCCGGTCAGCGCGGCGCGGCGATGGGGCTGTGGGGCGGAACATCCGGCGTCGCGATGCTCGTCGGCCCGTTGGCGGGCGGCTTCCTCGTCGACGGCCTCGGGTGGGAGTGGATCTTCTTCATCAACATCCCCGTCGGCATCGTCGGGTTCGTTCTGGCATGGATGCTCGTGCCCGACCTCGGCAGGCAGCCGCACCGCTTCGACGTGGTCGGCGTCGTCCTGAGCGCCACCGCACTGTTCCTCATCGTCTTCGGGCTTCAGGAGGGTGAGGCGTATGACTGGGCGCCGTGGGTGTGGGTGATGATCGGCGCCGGTGTCGTCGTGCTCGGGCTGTTCCTCTGGCAGCAGAAGCTCACACGGGGCGAGCCCCTCGTGCCGCTGGGACTGTTCGGCGATCGCAACTTCGCGCTCGCCAGCGCCGGAGTCGCCATCGTCGGGTTCACCGTCACGAGCATGTCGCTGCCACTGATGTTCTTCATCCAGCTCGCCCGGGGACTCTCGCCGACGCAGGCGGCCCTGCTGCTCGTGCCGACAGCCGTGTTCGCCGGCGTGCTCTCCCCGTTGGCCGGACGCCTGCTCGACCGCGTCGATCCGCGCGCTCTCCTGGTGCCGGGACTGCTGACGGTCACGGGCGCCCTCGTGTTGTATGCCGCGCTCATGAACATGGACACGCCGGTCTGGGCGTTCCTCATCCCGGCGGCGATGATGGGGATCGGCAACGCGGGCATGTGGGGACCGCTCGCGACGACGGCCACCCGCGATCTTCCGCGCCATCAGGCGGGGGCGGGCGCCGGGATCTACAACACCACCCGCACCGTGGGATCGGTGCTCGGATCATCGTCGATCGCGGCGATGATGCAGCTGAGCCTCGAAGCACAGCTGCCCGCCGGATCGGCTGCGGGTGACGTCGCCGCCGCCACCGAGCTCCCCGCCGACCTGGCCGGCCCGTTCGCCACCGCGATGGCCCAGTCGATGCTGCTTCCCGCCGCGGTCATGGCGCTCGGCGTCGTGGCCGTCTGCTTCCTCCGGCGCCCGGATCACCTGCGCACCCGATAG
- a CDS encoding MFS transporter, with the protein MFRSFSVFNYRVWFIGALVSNVGQWMQATALSWVVLTVLTDNDAGAMGVTMALQFGPPLLLVGVTGWVADRFDRRRLLMITQGALMLLGGAIGLLILVGAMSLPLMYGFALVLGIVAAFDNPTRQAFVSDLVARENASNAIALNAASFNSARMLGPAVAGVVIVAVGTGWVFVINALTFVGMIAALAIIRPDELVPRAKAQGRARLADGFRYVARRSDLLVTFVIVFIIGAFGMNFPIYASTMAIEFGQEADGFGLLSSILAVGSLTGALLAARRDRARFRIILFGVGLFAVSAAVGAYMPVYWAYAITLMFLGFSIVTMLTTANGYVQTTTEPALRGRVLALYMAVLMGGMPFGAPIVGAVVDAFGPRVGILVGAGAGVVAFSIGLVWLLSSGRVHRHEARRFRLTIDETRPLSVVRPTPEEFSEPIAQTTPIPLTDGRAAPRRGRAVSRPEPAPRRPARPARPHAD; encoded by the coding sequence ATGTTCCGTTCCTTCTCGGTCTTCAACTACCGCGTGTGGTTCATCGGCGCCCTGGTGTCGAACGTGGGCCAGTGGATGCAGGCGACCGCCCTCAGCTGGGTGGTGCTGACCGTGCTCACCGACAACGACGCCGGCGCGATGGGGGTCACCATGGCGCTGCAGTTCGGTCCGCCGCTGCTGCTGGTGGGGGTGACCGGATGGGTCGCCGACCGGTTCGACCGGCGGCGCCTGCTGATGATCACGCAGGGGGCCCTCATGCTGCTCGGCGGCGCGATCGGCCTCCTCATTCTGGTCGGGGCGATGTCGCTGCCGCTGATGTACGGCTTCGCGCTGGTGCTCGGCATCGTCGCCGCGTTCGACAACCCCACCCGGCAGGCGTTCGTCTCCGACCTCGTCGCCCGCGAGAACGCCTCGAACGCGATCGCGCTGAACGCGGCATCCTTCAACTCCGCCCGCATGCTGGGCCCCGCCGTCGCGGGCGTCGTGATCGTCGCGGTCGGCACCGGCTGGGTGTTCGTCATCAACGCCCTGACCTTCGTCGGGATGATCGCCGCGCTCGCGATCATCCGCCCCGATGAACTGGTCCCGCGCGCGAAGGCCCAGGGCCGGGCGCGCCTGGCCGACGGCTTCCGCTACGTCGCGCGCCGCAGCGATCTGCTGGTGACGTTCGTGATCGTGTTCATCATCGGCGCGTTCGGCATGAACTTCCCCATCTACGCCTCCACGATGGCGATCGAGTTCGGCCAGGAGGCCGACGGCTTCGGTCTCCTGAGCTCGATCCTCGCCGTGGGCTCCCTGACGGGCGCGCTGCTGGCCGCGCGCCGCGACCGCGCCCGCTTCCGCATCATCCTGTTCGGTGTCGGGCTGTTCGCCGTCTCCGCGGCGGTGGGCGCCTACATGCCCGTGTACTGGGCGTATGCCATCACGCTCATGTTCCTCGGGTTCTCGATCGTGACGATGCTCACGACGGCCAACGGCTACGTGCAGACGACGACGGAGCCGGCCCTGCGCGGCCGGGTGCTCGCGCTCTACATGGCGGTGCTCATGGGCGGCATGCCGTTCGGCGCACCCATCGTCGGCGCGGTCGTCGACGCGTTCGGCCCGCGCGTGGGCATTCTCGTCGGAGCGGGAGCCGGCGTGGTCGCCTTCTCGATCGGCCTCGTCTGGCTGCTGTCGTCGGGTCGTGTGCACCGCCACGAGGCTCGCCGTTTCCGCCTCACGATCGACGAGACCCGCCCACTGTCCGTGGTGCGGCCGACGCCGGAGGAGTTCAGCGAGCCGATCGCCCAGACGACGCCCATCCCGCTGACAGACGGCCGTGCGGCCCCGCGGCGCGGCCGCGCGGTCAGCCGACCGGAACCGGCGCCGCGCCGCCCGGCGCGTCCGGCACGACCTCACGCGGACTGA